One window of Mucilaginibacter inviolabilis genomic DNA carries:
- the msrA gene encoding peptide-methionine (S)-S-oxide reductase MsrA encodes MKKLILYIAGVFLFAGCADGQSSGKFAALPKPKAGEAIATFGGGCFWSMSEAMSELKGVNKVISGYAGGNTKNPTYEEVSSQNTNHAETVDIFYDPKVISYPQLAEAFFFAHDPTTLNRQGPDQGTDYRSIAFYRTPEEKNILLATIKKVNESKHYNNPIVTQVVPFSAFYPAEEYHQGYYRSHPNQLYIMSVSEPKVMKFRKAMTAELKPEFK; translated from the coding sequence ATGAAAAAGTTGATCTTATATATTGCCGGAGTTTTTCTATTTGCTGGCTGTGCCGATGGACAGTCGTCCGGTAAGTTTGCCGCACTACCCAAACCTAAGGCGGGTGAGGCTATTGCTACTTTTGGCGGAGGATGTTTTTGGAGTATGAGCGAAGCCATGTCGGAGTTAAAAGGGGTTAATAAGGTTATATCCGGTTATGCCGGTGGGAATACTAAAAACCCAACATATGAGGAAGTAAGCTCTCAAAATACCAATCATGCCGAAACTGTGGATATATTTTACGACCCTAAAGTTATTAGTTACCCCCAACTGGCCGAAGCTTTCTTCTTTGCCCATGATCCAACCACGCTAAACCGCCAGGGCCCTGACCAAGGTACCGATTACCGTTCTATCGCATTTTACCGTACACCAGAGGAAAAGAACATTTTACTGGCTACTATCAAAAAGGTAAATGAGTCAAAACATTATAATAACCCTATAGTGACCCAGGTGGTGCCATTTAGCGCCTTTTATCCTGCCGAGGAGTATCATCAGGGTTATTACCGAAGCCATCCCAATCAATTGTATATCATGTCGGTATCTGAGCCCAAAGTAATGAAATTCAGAAAGGCCATGACTGCAGAATTGAAGCCGGAGTTTAAATAG
- the corA gene encoding magnesium/cobalt transporter CorA, producing MDSRIKRVRYKVRRHQGNVGDRPGTIVIPEGALKPHIAIFSYNEKELVTSEGKDIKVILNQLKKCDNHTHWIKVNGLGDAALIEEIGTHLNINPLVLEDIANTHQRPKFDEYDDYAFCTSRMVSFNKEDELINNQFSAILKDNLIISFEEDHEEFFEAVKARLKAGKGAIRTAGPGYMCYALIDTIIDNYFMLLALIGDKLDAIEDKVYNSADKSIMFNSQQIKRTLIIVRRASWPERDKINDMIRSECPLITSEVKLFLRDAYDHCIQAMDLIENYKEVTSSIIDLYLSMVSNRMNEIMKVLTIISVIFIPLTFIAGIYGMNFARQDDKGHVIPDNMPELYWKHGYVYAIVLMFAIAIIQVFVFWKKGWFNKL from the coding sequence ATGGACAGCAGGATAAAACGTGTACGCTACAAAGTGCGCAGGCACCAGGGTAATGTTGGCGACCGGCCAGGCACAATTGTAATACCCGAAGGCGCACTAAAGCCTCATATCGCTATATTTTCCTACAACGAAAAAGAGCTGGTTACTTCTGAAGGGAAAGACATTAAAGTAATTTTAAATCAGCTTAAAAAATGCGACAATCATACCCATTGGATAAAAGTTAACGGCCTGGGTGATGCGGCCCTGATTGAGGAGATAGGTACTCACCTAAACATTAATCCGTTGGTTCTGGAAGATATTGCCAACACCCATCAGCGCCCCAAATTTGACGAGTACGATGACTATGCCTTTTGCACCAGTCGTATGGTTAGCTTTAATAAAGAGGACGAACTGATTAACAACCAGTTTTCGGCTATCCTTAAAGATAACCTGATCATCAGTTTTGAAGAAGATCATGAAGAATTTTTTGAAGCGGTAAAGGCCCGTCTCAAGGCGGGCAAGGGTGCTATACGCACCGCAGGACCGGGTTATATGTGCTATGCCCTCATCGATACCATTATTGATAACTACTTTATGTTACTGGCACTGATTGGCGACAAGCTGGATGCTATTGAAGATAAGGTTTACAACAGTGCCGATAAAAGCATCATGTTTAATTCGCAGCAGATCAAACGCACCCTGATCATTGTACGCAGAGCAAGCTGGCCCGAACGCGATAAGATCAATGATATGATCCGCTCGGAGTGCCCTTTGATAACCTCAGAAGTAAAGCTCTTTCTGCGCGATGCCTATGATCATTGTATACAGGCGATGGATCTGATTGAGAACTATAAAGAGGTAACCTCCAGTATTATTGATCTGTACTTATCCATGGTGAGTAACCGTATGAACGAGATCATGAAGGTGCTGACCATTATTTCAGTAATATTTATCCCTCTTACTTTTATTGCCGGTATTTACGGGATGAACTTTGCCCGGCAGGATGATAAGGGCCATGTTATCCCCGATAATATGCCTGAGCTTTACTGGAAACATGGTTACGTTTATGCTATTGTACTCATGTTTGCGATAGCTATTATACAGGTATTCGTATTCTGGAAAAAGGGATGGTTTAATAAGTTGTAA
- a CDS encoding WbqC family protein has product MIEKGAVFPMFYLPPVEYFIKLNTYKPDILIEREEHFPKQTYRNRANIYSPDGMLTLTVPVIKGSKNHTLIKDVKISYDFEWQRLHWQSLGACYRRSAYFEYYEDDFAAFYQKQKQVTFLFDYNEELLQLLLKLTKIKAEIKYTDEYHAEYPLPVDDLRTVIHPKKESELEQKPYFQVFEDRKGFLKNLSIVDLLFNQGPQSINYL; this is encoded by the coding sequence ATGATTGAAAAAGGTGCTGTGTTCCCTATGTTTTATCTTCCGCCGGTAGAATATTTTATAAAGTTAAACACTTATAAACCTGATATTCTGATAGAAAGAGAAGAACATTTCCCAAAACAAACTTATCGCAACCGGGCTAATATCTACTCGCCCGATGGTATGCTGACATTGACGGTTCCGGTTATAAAAGGGTCAAAAAATCATACCCTGATCAAAGACGTTAAAATTAGTTATGATTTTGAATGGCAGCGTCTGCATTGGCAAAGCCTGGGGGCCTGTTATCGGAGATCGGCATATTTTGAATATTATGAGGATGATTTTGCTGCGTTTTACCAAAAGCAAAAGCAGGTAACCTTTCTCTTTGATTACAATGAGGAGCTTTTGCAACTGTTACTGAAACTCACTAAAATAAAAGCCGAAATAAAATACACAGACGAGTATCATGCGGAATATCCATTGCCTGTTGATGACCTGAGAACCGTTATCCATCCCAAAAAAGAATCAGAGCTGGAACAAAAACCTTATTTTCAGGTTTTTGAAGATCGTAAGGGCTTCTTGAAAAATTTGAGTATTGTTGATCTCTTATTTAACCAAGGGCCACAAAGCATTAATTATTTGTAA
- a CDS encoding lysophospholipid acyltransferase family protein, which yields MSLLPFWFLYIVSDVLFVIIYYLVRYRRDVVQQNLANSFPEKTVKERHDIEFKYYRYLADLIVETIKMITVSEKQIQKRVVATNAELVHEYFAKGKSIIAVAGHYCNWEMAALNFNFVTDKRFMIVYKPLSNVTFDEFFIQVRSRFGGQPVAMKQTMRKMVEYRNELTVSVLVGDQTPVMHEVNYFTNFLNQPTAVFLGIEKISKAIDAAVVFYDMKRVKRGYYTYTLVPLTENPKQTAEHEITDAHVRYLESMIRREPQYWLWSHRRWKFKPEDKHK from the coding sequence ATGTCGCTGCTTCCCTTTTGGTTTTTGTACATCGTATCTGATGTGTTGTTTGTTATTATCTATTATCTTGTGCGTTATCGCAGGGATGTAGTACAGCAAAACCTGGCCAATTCCTTCCCCGAAAAGACGGTAAAAGAACGTCACGATATCGAATTCAAATATTACCGCTACCTGGCCGACCTGATCGTAGAAACTATAAAAATGATCACTGTATCAGAAAAGCAGATACAGAAAAGGGTGGTAGCTACCAATGCAGAACTGGTTCATGAATATTTTGCCAAAGGTAAAAGTATTATAGCCGTGGCTGGCCATTATTGCAACTGGGAGATGGCCGCGCTCAACTTTAATTTTGTAACCGACAAAAGATTCATGATTGTGTATAAGCCCTTGTCGAACGTTACTTTTGATGAGTTTTTTATACAAGTACGTTCGCGTTTTGGCGGGCAGCCGGTGGCGATGAAACAAACCATGCGTAAAATGGTTGAATACCGCAACGAACTAACGGTAAGTGTACTCGTTGGCGATCAAACACCGGTAATGCATGAAGTAAATTATTTTACTAATTTTTTAAATCAACCTACTGCCGTATTTTTGGGCATCGAAAAAATATCAAAGGCTATTGATGCCGCTGTGGTATTTTACGATATGAAACGCGTAAAAAGAGGTTATTACACTTATACATTGGTTCCGTTAACTGAAAATCCAAAACAAACTGCCGAGCATGAAATAACCGATGCTCATGTGAGGTACCTGGAGAGTATGATCAGGCGCGAACCGCAATATTGGCTATGGTCGCACCGAAGGTGGAAGTTTAAGCCGGAGGACAAACATAAATGA
- a CDS encoding glycosyltransferase family 2 protein: MINTPKVAVVILNWNGLKYLKQFLPSVLASSWPGLEIVIGDNASTDDSISFIKENYPAIRIIQNDKNYGFTGGYNRILSQVNADYYILLNSDVEVTPGWIEPVISLMESDDLIAAAAPKLLSFAQKDQFEHAGAAGGFIDSFGYPFCRGRMFYELEHDLGQYEQSGEVFWASGASLFIRKKYWDEAGGFDEHFFAHMEEIDLCWRLKNMGYKVMYCAQSTIYHVGGGTLNAENPFKTYLNFRNNLLLLKKNLPFWRALFVISIRFCMDLLAIFRFLAEGKRKDAWAVSRAHQNFVLGIFGIHVSGYGVKDLGNGENKLSPKTHKSKRIVHNLKGMYKNSIVWAFFVKKQTRFTDLDQADLI, translated from the coding sequence ATGATCAACACACCCAAAGTTGCTGTAGTTATATTAAACTGGAACGGCCTTAAATATCTTAAACAATTTTTACCATCGGTATTAGCCTCTTCCTGGCCTGGGTTGGAGATTGTGATAGGTGATAATGCCTCTACAGATGACTCTATTTCTTTTATAAAGGAAAACTATCCGGCTATCAGGATTATTCAAAACGATAAAAATTATGGTTTTACCGGTGGATATAACCGTATACTGAGCCAGGTAAATGCCGATTACTACATCCTGCTGAACTCCGATGTAGAAGTGACACCGGGTTGGATAGAACCGGTGATCAGTTTAATGGAAAGCGATGACCTCATTGCTGCTGCCGCACCTAAACTATTATCGTTTGCTCAAAAAGATCAGTTTGAACATGCCGGAGCTGCCGGGGGCTTTATAGATAGTTTTGGTTACCCGTTTTGCCGCGGCCGCATGTTTTATGAGCTGGAACACGATCTGGGGCAGTATGAACAATCTGGTGAGGTATTCTGGGCATCGGGCGCATCCTTGTTTATCAGAAAGAAATACTGGGACGAAGCCGGAGGTTTTGATGAGCACTTTTTTGCTCACATGGAAGAAATTGATTTGTGCTGGCGATTAAAAAATATGGGCTATAAGGTAATGTACTGCGCACAATCAACCATATATCATGTGGGTGGCGGAACGCTTAATGCTGAAAATCCATTCAAAACCTATCTCAATTTCAGGAATAACCTATTGCTGTTGAAAAAGAACCTGCCTTTTTGGCGAGCTCTGTTTGTAATAAGCATACGCTTTTGCATGGATTTGTTGGCTATATTCCGCTTTCTGGCCGAAGGCAAGCGCAAAGACGCCTGGGCAGTTAGCCGTGCCCACCAAAATTTTGTACTGGGGATTTTCGGGATACATGTTTCCGGCTACGGTGTTAAAGACCTTGGTAATGGTGAAAATAAACTATCGCCTAAAACCCATAAATCAAAACGTATTGTTCATAATTTAAAAGGCATGTACAAAAACAGTATTGTATGGGCGTTTTTTGTTAAAAAGCAAACCAGGTTTACTGATCTTGATCAGGCCGATTTGATTTAA
- a CDS encoding mechanosensitive ion channel family protein, which yields MHKIVKVTTYLLLFITLFSGVDALAQTKKKKTRSKRDSLRASILSRDSLLRTLKKSDTSTNNLLQKVEYYTSAFNQIKGNLSKKIDTVDISTQLPRYEKSVGIIKSLIDDDKSSTLRYLFTIRDVLTRLGDQLDGWQDQLADINSKMIQNQTDLNAISKDSTLKILPSDSSLATTFLIQKIAIDSKYHRLDTVNKKLMVKIGLLQNRTSSVYISVLDLKDQIDQKIRDFGERALSAEYSDIWSMKASEGSNFSEALSKTATMNSKLFSFFIGRDILTHLAGLVVLLGFLAWVYSSRKKILKTNDAPEGVFNQANYVTSYPITSSVIVAFTLVPNFYDHPPVVVLETFFVILIAAILYISKKTCPKPLFNYLLQLFIITNIYCISNLFIQVTNADRIAVLILGVASAYISIRLLPAVRKTPEDFLPHTGIVLKIFIALQFASFVCNVFGRFSLAKIIGVTAVHNLWLAMAMYYIVQIFMEALFLQLEASKNSNNLSSYIDFQLLKNKFRSVLTVLVSLLWIVMLTQNLSVEDSVFDHIEAFLTTNRSIGGTNTVFTFQSVIIFIAVIWLSSITSKIVSYLYDVSAKHKHDMDVLKKKNRTSTLLIRIGVIAIGFFLAVAASGVPIDKITIIISAFGIGIGFGLQNIVNNLVSGLILAFEKPIQVGDIIEVDSRSGTILDIGIRASKIATADGAEVIIPNGDLISHHVINWTLSNNNRRVELIISAAYGADIDKVKGLLKGVLDAHNDIMQIPEPSVLLHNLTSGSVDFRILFWAADISTWVGLKSQILADIYEVLNKEGIQLPQQDVHLIWPQETLVISTPTKEKTTTETTSTDTDAVKSNRPDQDQ from the coding sequence ATGCATAAAATAGTAAAAGTTACCACTTATCTTTTGTTGTTCATCACACTTTTTTCTGGTGTGGATGCGCTGGCTCAAACCAAAAAGAAAAAGACCCGATCTAAAAGAGATTCACTCCGTGCATCTATCTTGTCGCGCGACTCTTTGTTACGGACGCTTAAAAAATCTGATACATCTACCAATAACCTTCTGCAAAAGGTTGAATATTATACCTCAGCTTTTAACCAGATTAAGGGCAATCTTTCTAAAAAGATCGACACCGTAGATATTAGTACGCAATTACCCCGGTATGAAAAAAGCGTAGGCATCATCAAATCATTGATTGATGACGATAAATCAAGCACATTGCGGTATTTATTTACCATACGGGATGTTTTAACCCGCCTGGGCGACCAACTGGATGGATGGCAGGATCAGCTTGCTGATATCAACTCCAAAATGATCCAGAATCAAACCGATCTGAACGCCATATCCAAAGATAGCACATTAAAGATCCTGCCATCTGATAGTTCGTTAGCTACTACTTTCCTCATCCAAAAAATAGCTATCGACAGTAAGTATCACCGGTTGGATACGGTTAATAAAAAGCTGATGGTAAAGATAGGGCTATTGCAAAACCGTACCTCATCGGTATATATATCCGTACTTGACCTTAAAGACCAGATAGATCAGAAAATAAGAGATTTTGGCGAAAGGGCATTATCAGCTGAATATAGCGATATATGGAGCATGAAAGCCAGCGAAGGCAGCAATTTTAGTGAGGCGCTTTCTAAAACCGCCACCATGAATTCCAAGCTTTTCAGCTTTTTTATCGGTCGCGATATATTGACGCATCTTGCCGGCTTAGTGGTTTTATTGGGCTTTTTAGCCTGGGTTTATTCCAGTCGTAAAAAAATACTTAAAACCAATGATGCCCCTGAAGGTGTTTTTAATCAGGCCAATTATGTAACCAGCTACCCGATAACCTCTTCCGTTATAGTTGCTTTTACCCTGGTTCCTAATTTTTATGATCACCCGCCTGTGGTAGTATTGGAAACTTTTTTTGTTATCCTGATAGCTGCTATACTGTACATATCCAAAAAAACCTGCCCAAAACCCTTGTTCAATTATTTGCTGCAGCTGTTTATCATCACCAATATTTATTGCATCAGCAATTTATTTATACAGGTAACCAATGCCGACAGGATTGCGGTGCTGATACTTGGAGTAGCCTCTGCCTATATCAGTATCAGGCTTTTGCCGGCCGTGCGCAAAACACCCGAAGATTTTTTACCACATACGGGTATCGTACTAAAAATTTTTATTGCACTGCAATTTGCTTCCTTTGTTTGCAATGTTTTTGGTCGCTTTAGCCTGGCCAAAATAATTGGTGTAACAGCCGTACATAATCTATGGCTGGCCATGGCTATGTACTATATTGTTCAAATATTTATGGAGGCTTTATTTTTACAATTAGAGGCTAGCAAGAACAGTAATAACCTGAGCTCTTACATTGACTTTCAATTACTCAAAAACAAATTCAGGAGTGTGCTTACTGTATTAGTGAGCCTGTTATGGATTGTGATGCTTACCCAAAATCTGAGCGTGGAGGATTCTGTATTTGATCATATTGAAGCATTTTTAACAACCAACCGCAGCATTGGCGGCACCAATACGGTGTTCACTTTTCAAAGTGTTATCATCTTCATCGCGGTGATCTGGTTATCGTCCATTACCTCCAAGATTGTCAGTTACCTGTATGATGTATCTGCCAAGCACAAACATGATATGGATGTGCTGAAAAAGAAGAACCGTACCTCAACTTTATTGATCCGTATAGGGGTAATTGCCATTGGTTTTTTCCTGGCGGTTGCCGCATCTGGTGTACCTATTGATAAGATAACTATCATCATCAGTGCCTTTGGTATTGGTATCGGTTTCGGTTTGCAAAATATTGTAAACAACCTGGTTTCCGGATTGATACTGGCCTTTGAAAAACCAATACAAGTGGGTGATATTATTGAAGTAGACAGCAGATCTGGTACTATATTGGATATTGGCATACGAGCCAGCAAAATTGCAACGGCCGACGGCGCTGAGGTAATTATCCCTAACGGCGATCTTATTTCACACCATGTAATTAACTGGACCCTGAGCAATAATAACCGCCGCGTAGAACTTATTATTAGTGCGGCTTATGGGGCGGACATTGATAAAGTTAAAGGTTTATTAAAAGGCGTATTGGATGCACATAACGATATTATGCAAATACCGGAACCATCGGTACTATTGCATAACCTAACCTCTGGCTCAGTGGATTTCAGGATACTTTTCTGGGCTGCCGATATCAGTACATGGGTAGGACTTAAAAGTCAGATCCTGGCCGATATTTATGAGGTATTAAACAAAGAAGGCATTCAGCTCCCTCAGCAAGATGTACATTTGATATGGCCACAAGAAACCCTGGTTATAAGTACTCCCACTAAGGAAAAAACCACAACAGAGACAACAAGTACCGACACGGATGCTGTTAAATCAAATCGGCCTGATCAAGATCAGTAA
- a CDS encoding FkbM family methyltransferase: MFRTVKFITEHPFTKGRRLAALFNFVKWQFFSRLYHWPVVYPFTQNSKLLVWKGLTGATGNLYCGLHEFEDMAFLLHLLRKDDLFIDVGANIGSYTILAAAEVGAHAIAIEPIPETFKNLSQNIAINNTEHRVKALNIGLGSKKDILKFTHSFDTGNHVVATEATADITMVNTDTMDNILNGDLPLLIKIDVEGFETEVLKGSLNTLQSPLLKAIIIELNGSGNRYGFDELAIHELLTNHGFTVMKYLPFQRELIGAAPGSVGNTLYVRDLDFVTERLKTARVMMIQNKPL; this comes from the coding sequence ATGTTTAGAACCGTTAAGTTTATTACAGAACATCCCTTTACCAAAGGCCGCAGGTTAGCTGCCCTTTTCAACTTTGTAAAATGGCAGTTTTTCTCGAGGCTGTATCACTGGCCTGTAGTTTATCCCTTTACCCAAAACAGTAAACTTTTAGTATGGAAAGGGCTTACCGGCGCAACGGGCAATTTGTATTGCGGCTTGCATGAATTTGAAGACATGGCCTTCCTGTTGCATTTATTGCGCAAAGATGATCTGTTTATAGATGTGGGCGCTAATATTGGCAGCTACACCATATTGGCTGCTGCGGAGGTAGGCGCCCATGCAATAGCCATCGAACCCATTCCGGAAACTTTTAAAAACCTCTCACAAAACATAGCCATCAATAATACAGAGCATCGGGTAAAAGCCTTAAACATAGGCCTGGGCAGTAAAAAGGATATTCTAAAATTCACCCACTCTTTTGATACCGGTAACCATGTTGTTGCTACTGAAGCTACAGCTGATATAACCATGGTAAATACCGATACTATGGATAATATTTTGAATGGCGACCTACCTTTACTTATTAAAATAGATGTGGAAGGATTTGAGACTGAGGTTTTAAAGGGTTCATTAAATACTTTACAATCGCCTTTACTTAAGGCAATTATCATTGAACTAAACGGCTCTGGCAACAGATATGGGTTTGATGAGCTTGCAATCCATGAATTGCTCACGAATCATGGCTTTACGGTGATGAAATATTTACCTTTTCAAAGGGAACTGATCGGTGCGGCGCCTGGCAGCGTTGGGAATACCCTATATGTTCGCGATCTGGACTTTGTAACCGAAAGATTAAAAACCGCGAGAGTTATGATGATACAGAATAAACCATTATAA
- the aroQ gene encoding type II 3-dehydroquinate dehydratase, which yields MNIQIINGPNLNLLGVREKSIYGDTSFETYLDGLRKRYANITINYYQSNIEGEIINKLHEIGFSCDGIVLNAGAYTHTSIAIADAIAAITTPVIEVHISNVHKREEFRHQSMLAASCKGVIAGFGMDSYRLAIENLANA from the coding sequence ATGAATATACAAATTATAAACGGCCCCAATTTAAACCTGCTTGGCGTACGCGAAAAGTCAATTTATGGCGATACCAGCTTTGAAACTTATCTTGACGGCCTGCGCAAGCGCTATGCAAACATCACCATTAATTATTACCAAAGTAATATTGAGGGCGAAATTATAAACAAACTACACGAAATTGGTTTTTCGTGTGATGGAATTGTATTGAACGCAGGTGCCTATACCCACACATCTATAGCTATTGCTGATGCTATTGCGGCCATCACTACACCGGTTATAGAAGTACATATATCCAATGTTCATAAACGGGAGGAATTCAGACACCAGTCAATGCTTGCAGCAAGCTGTAAAGGCGTAATAGCTGGTTTTGGGATGGACTCCTACCGCTTGGCTATCGAAAACCTGGCGAACGCTTAA
- the xerD gene encoding site-specific tyrosine recombinase XerD, with product MEWHSAIKGFQAYLKLEKSLADNSIESYSRDIEKLFQFADTQSTQLKPETISLSDLRQFIAWVNELGMIPSSQARILSGIKAFYKYLLMEDIIKTDPSELLESPRIQRKLPDTLSYQDINRLIAAIDLSKPEGARNKAILETLYGSGLRVSELTELKLSNLYLDIEFIKVTGKGSKERLVPIGAEAIKALKIWIEQVRVHTAIKKGEEDIVFLNRRGTRLSRVYIFLLIKELAARIGLNKAISPHTFRHSFATHLVEGGADLRAVQEMLGHESITTTEIYTHLDREYLKSTISQFHPRS from the coding sequence TTGGAGTGGCACTCAGCAATAAAAGGTTTTCAGGCCTATTTGAAGTTAGAAAAATCGCTTGCCGATAATTCTATCGAGTCATATAGCCGCGATATAGAAAAGCTATTCCAGTTTGCTGACACGCAGTCAACCCAACTGAAGCCGGAAACCATTTCCTTGAGCGATCTGCGGCAGTTTATTGCCTGGGTAAATGAACTGGGTATGATCCCATCCTCGCAGGCCAGAATACTGTCAGGCATCAAGGCTTTTTATAAATATCTGTTGATGGAAGACATCATCAAAACAGATCCATCGGAATTGCTGGAGTCGCCCCGGATACAGCGTAAACTACCCGATACCCTCAGCTATCAGGATATCAACAGACTTATAGCGGCCATTGATTTGTCAAAGCCCGAAGGCGCCCGTAACAAAGCTATTTTGGAAACACTGTATGGCAGTGGCCTGCGCGTTTCGGAACTAACCGAACTTAAGCTATCGAACTTGTACTTAGATATTGAATTTATAAAAGTGACGGGTAAGGGGAGTAAAGAGCGTTTAGTACCCATTGGTGCCGAAGCCATTAAAGCGCTTAAAATATGGATTGAGCAGGTACGGGTGCATACAGCTATTAAAAAAGGCGAGGAGGATATTGTTTTCCTGAACCGGCGCGGTACCAGATTAAGCCGGGTTTATATTTTTCTGCTGATCAAAGAACTGGCCGCGCGCATTGGACTAAATAAGGCTATCAGTCCGCATACTTTCCGGCATTCTTTTGCCACGCATCTGGTAGAAGGGGGCGCTGATTTACGGGCTGTACAGGAAATGCTGGGGCATGAAAGTATAACAACTACCGAAATATATACGCATCTTGATCGTGAGTATCTCAAAAGTACTATCAGCCAGTTTCATCCGCGGAGTTGA
- the prmC gene encoding peptide chain release factor N(5)-glutamine methyltransferase: MITIKDVFEDYKQLNNIYDSTETEALALLAISEISKLSKASIKAFPERELSTEQSEQLKAMLTRLQTGEPVQYILGETEFYGLPFKVNPSVLIPRPETEELVEWILETCGGLFAENSKHFTGNILDIGTGSGCIAISVKKNLPNARVSAVDISESALQTASDNASLNKADVHFIHSDILNWQAQTANFDLYNLIVSNPPYVTLLDKKQMHANVTDHEPHSALFVPEDDPLLFYHTIADFALTKLPANGLLFFEINENYGNQTVEMLKKKGFTDITLKQDMSGRDRMIKAATR, translated from the coding sequence ATGATTACAATAAAGGATGTTTTTGAAGATTACAAACAGCTGAACAATATTTACGATAGTACGGAAACAGAAGCCCTTGCTTTATTGGCCATCAGCGAAATAAGCAAGCTATCAAAGGCATCCATCAAAGCTTTCCCGGAGCGGGAATTAAGCACAGAACAAAGTGAGCAACTGAAAGCCATGCTCACCCGCTTACAAACCGGCGAGCCTGTACAATACATTTTAGGTGAAACTGAATTTTATGGCTTACCCTTTAAAGTAAATCCATCGGTATTGATTCCCCGCCCCGAAACAGAAGAACTGGTAGAATGGATACTGGAAACCTGCGGTGGGCTTTTTGCCGAAAACAGCAAACATTTTACAGGCAATATCCTTGATATTGGTACGGGTAGTGGCTGCATAGCCATTAGTGTTAAAAAGAACCTGCCAAATGCCCGGGTTTCGGCCGTTGATATATCAGAAAGCGCACTGCAAACAGCAAGTGACAACGCCAGCTTGAATAAAGCAGACGTTCATTTTATTCATAGTGATATATTGAACTGGCAGGCTCAAACGGCAAATTTTGACTTGTACAATTTAATAGTCAGTAATCCTCCATATGTTACACTTCTTGATAAAAAACAAATGCATGCTAATGTAACAGATCATGAACCCCACAGCGCTTTGTTTGTACCAGAAGATGATCCCTTATTATTTTATCATACTATTGCCGATTTTGCACTGACTAAATTGCCTGCAAATGGCTTGTTATTTTTTGAGATCAACGAGAATTACGGCAATCAGACCGTTGAAATGCTCAAAAAAAAAGGATTTACCGACATTACTTTAAAACAAGATATGAGTGGCCGGGATAGAATGATAAAAGCCGCAACCAGATAA